The DNA window ACCACGCGGCCGTCCACCACAAGGCGCCGAGGGGTCTTCTTTATGGTCCTCATGATAAACCCTCCTCGCATTGCCCGCGAGTGCACTTGCCTGTCGTGCTCACCATCATGTGGTTACTTCTTCCTCCACAAGTCGTCCTTCGCCCTTTCCTCCGCCTCTTCCGTCGTGCGACCCACGCCCTTGCCCCATTTACCATCCCTCTTGTTCTTGACCCATACCTTCTTACCCCCGGCGGGGCCGGGCCCTTCGTACTTCTCGAAGATCCCTTTTCCGCTGTCATACCTCTTGGCCATATGCTGCAGCTCCTCTTGCCTGTTCCACGCACCCCTTCCTATATTGCGTTATCATCTCGGCGGGCGCAATCCTCCCTTTGCGGAGGCCTCTTTCCCTTGTGCGTTTCCATCCCCTGCCCGTTGTGGATAGAATAAGGGGGGCGAAGACAAAGAGGGAAAACCGGGAAAAGGTTCCTCGCGCGATAAGGAGGGAAGGGATGATCACCGCTTTTCAGCACGTGGGCATGGGAGTGCGCGACACCGGAAGCACCTACAGGTTTTACCGCGACCTCATGGGTTTCCGCGTCAAGCTGAGCGACCAGACCAGCTACCTGGAGGAGATGGCCCCCATCGTCGGGGCCCTGGTGGAGATGCGGGCCCTCATGGCCATGAACGCCAACGGGGGAGGGGCCATCGAGCTTATCGAGCACACCTCCACCCGTCCCATGGAGCCGTCGCAGCCGGTGGAGTGGGGGGATATCGGTTACCTGGAGCTGGGACTCAAGGCCTTTCAGCTGGAGGCGCTCTACCTGGATCTGAAGAACAGGGGGGTGGAGTTCCTCACCCCTGTACGCAGCATGGAGCTCAGCACGGGAGGGCAGCAGCGTTATGCCTACCTGCGTGACCCCGAGGGCCTCCTCGTACAGTTGGTGGAGGAGCCGGGGGGGAAGAAGCCGGCCGTCGGGGGCGTGCGGCATGTGGCCATCGGGGTGAGGGACATGGAACGGTCGCGCCGCTTCTATCGGGAGGTGCTGGGCTTCGAGAGGACCATCCACGAGTTCAAGGGCCGCATCCCGGAGATGGACGAGGTGACCGGCGGCAAGGAGATGGAGATGGTCATCCTGCAGCACGTGCCGGAAGGCGAGAGCGCGCTGCCCCTGCTGGAGACCGCCATAATCAAGCTGGTGCAGACCCCGGGATACCAGGGGAGGTATATCTACGAGGGGAGAAGGTGGGGCGACGTAGGCCTCATGGAGATGGCATTCGACGTGAGCGACCTCTCGCAGACCGTGAACGGTTTGCTTGCCAGGGGGGCCGAGCTCTACCATCCTCCCACGCGCGTGGACATGGGATCCGGGACAAGGGGCTCCTTCGCCTACATAAAGGACCCGGATGGGAATGTCGTGGAGATGGTGGAGGTGGAGAAGGTGCTGCATGCCTCCCCGCGTCTCATGAAATACGCCATGGTGTGGCTCATAAAGGCAGGCGTCAAGCTGCGCATCTTCTGAAACGTATCCTTGGGCCGCATCCTGGGGTCGGACCGCTGATATGTCCGGGGAAGGAGGAACGGGAATGGATATACCCGAGGATCTTCAGGCTGCGGCTGAGTTCCACGGGCACCTGTGCCCGGGGCTGGCCATCGGGTACCGGGCGACCAAGGCTGCCCTGGGGATGATGGGCATCACGCGTTCGGGCGACGAGGAGCTGGTCTGCGTGGTGGAAAACGACTCTTGCAGCGTGGACGCGGTGCAGTTCCTCGCGGGTTGCACTTTCGGGAAAGGCAACCTCGTTTTCCGTGACTACGGAAAGCAGGTCTTCACCTTCGCCTCTCGCGAGCGTCCCGGAAGGGCCGTGCGGGTCAGCCTCAAGGCGGGCGCGCTGGCGCCGGGCGGCGAGGAAGTGGACCCCGCGCGCAGGAGGGAGCAGGCCATGGAACGCCTCCTCGGCGCGCCACTCGAGGAGCTCTTCCGCGTGGACGAGATCGACTTTCAACTGCCGCAGGAGGCCGTCATTCATCCCTCCATCCCCTGCGAGAGGTGCGGCGAGCCCACCATGGAGACCAGGCTGGTGGAGGTGGAGGGGCGGCGCCTCTGCCTTCCTTGCTCCAAGGGGGAACACCCCCTTTACCCTCCGCAGTAGCAACACCTTGGGGTCGCACCTCGGACTTTGCCTTTGGCAACACCCTGGTGCCCGACTCCACGCGCTGCCTTATTGGTTCCCCGGGCTGGACGGGCGCAGGGGAGAGACGACGATCAACGGCGGATGGACGAGGAGATTTCCTGGAGAGCACGGAGGAGGGCGTCGACGTCCTCGGGGGTGTTCAGGTAACTGAAGCTCGCACGCACCACGCCCCCGCGCAGGGTGCCCAGTGTGCGATGGGAAAGAGGGGAGCAGTGAAGGCCGGAGCGTACGCATATCCCGTACTCGTCGTCCAGGAGGGAAGCCAGCTCAGACGAGGTGAGACCGCTGAGGTTGAAGGAGACGATACCAACGCGTTCCTCCCATGAACGCGGACCGTAGAAGGTTACCCCGGGTATCTCGTCGAAGCCCTCCAGAAGTATTCCCGTGAGCTCCTCCTCGTGTCTCCGGATCTCCTTCAGGCCGAGCTCGAGGACGAATTCCACGCCGGCGCGCAATCCCGCCAGTCCATGGCCGTTGAGCGTGCCGCTCTCGTAGCGGTCGGGCAGGAAATCCGGCTGCACGGAACTCTCGGAGCGGCTTCCGGTACCTCCGTAGGAAAGCGGTTCCATCTCCCATCCGGGGGCGATGTACAGTCCGCCCGTCCCCTGGGGGCCGAAGAGCTCCTTGTGGCCGGTGAAGGCGAGGTGGGTGATGCCCATCGATTCGGGGTTGATCTCGACGCGCCCCGCCGTCTGCGCGGCATCGAGCAGGAAGGCCACACCGCGTGCGGCCGCGATCTCCGCCATGTCCGCGACGGGAAGGAGATTCCCCACGACGTTGGAGGCATGCGTGCAGGCGAGGAGGCGCGTGGAGGGCGAAAAGGCCTCTTCCAGGCGCTTCAAGTCCAGGCGGCCGTCCTCCTCGCAGTCAACGATGGTGTAGGTGGCGAGACCATCTCGCCTCATGGCTTCGAGTGGTCTCCAGATGGAATTATGTTCCAGCGAGGTGATGACGGCGTGCCCCCCCTCCCTGAGCAAGCCCTGGATTGCCGTGTTCAACGCCTCCGTCGCGTTCTTTGTGAAGACGACGCGCGAGGGGTCGCTCACGGAGAAGAGTTTGCATATGGCCTCCCTGGCCCGCAGCACCTCGCGACCGGATTCCAGGCTGCGGTGGTGTCCGCTGCGGCCCGGGTTGCCGCCCACCTCGCGGGCGAAGCGGTCCATGGCTTCGTAGACGGTTTCCGGCTTGGGATAGGTGGTAGCCGCGTTGTCCAGGTAAATATCTCCGCCCAAGGCTCCCTCCTCGCCTTTTTGTCCCTTTGAATGGCTTTAAGGCAGCATAATGATATCACTTTATTATGAGGGCCATGGGTAACACCTCGGGTAGGGTGTTGGGTGGCCGGGACGGGGCTCGTGCTCGCTTCACGGCGCTCTTTTCTTCTTCCGGCGGCCGGGCCGCCGGGTAACGGTCTCGCTCGCAGGCTCGCTGCGACCGACCCGGTCGTTCCCGGCCTCAGTTGGGTGCGTATCCGCCCTACTTCCGGCCCGGGGCCTCAGGGTAACGGTCTCGCTCGGCGCCGCGTATCTTTCTCATAAATCCGGAACGTTGGGTAAGGCGTCCTCGCTGCGACCGACCCTGTAGTTCCCCGGGCTGGTTGGGTGCGTATATGTTCTTCTTCCGGCGGCCGGGCCGCCGGGTAACGGTCTCGCTCGCAGGCTTGCTGCGACCGACCCGGTCGTTCCCGGCCTCAGTTGGGCAGTAAAAAGGAGGGCGCTTGCGATGTCGCTCGCCTTACCCCCGGTCCCGGCTTGATCATGGGTTGATCGATCCAAAAGGTGGGATAGTGTGAAATCAACGGGCATAATGGGGAATGAAACCGTGCGGAGCATTCAAGAAAAGAAGGGGCGGAGACGATTTATCAATGGCGAGGGAAAATGATGGCGAGCCAAGAACGGAAGCCAGGTCGGTAAGGCAATAGGAACCACGAGGGAAAACGAGAAAATGCAAAGCGTCAGAAAAGCCTATATAAGGAAAATAATGGCGTCTGCAACGGTGGCGGCGCTCGTGTTCTCGTTTCTGCTGGCGCAGGTGGGGGTGGTGGCGGCCCAGCCTTCCTTCAACGACATAGGCTCGCAACCCGCGGAGATACAGCAGGCCATCGAGTACTCCTTCCAGAAGGGTTACATGCAGGGATATCCCGACGGGAGTTTCCGCCCCGCCGACGGCACCACCCGCCTGGACTGCGCGCGTGCCCTGGTCTGCGTCTTCCGCCATGCGGGGGAGAGCCCCGACCCCTCCATCACCTTCACCGACCTCCCATCCTCGGATCCCGGTTTCACGTGGGCCAACCTGGCGGTCAAGTACGGCCTCATGGACAGGCTGCCCGACGGTTCCTTCCAGCCCTACCAGGCGGTCTCCTTCGAGCGGGTGGCGCTTGGGGTCACGGCGGGCAAGGGCCTGAACGACGTGGCGCAGAACGTGAACGCGCTCACCGGCGGCAACCCTTACTACTCCGGGGCCATGACCGTCTTCATGGACCTACACCTTAAATACCGCTACAGCAAGGTATGGCCGGGCCAACCCTATCCCCGGGGCGAGATGGCCTTCACGCTTTACCGCCTGGACAACCTGGAGAGCTGGAGGACGTGGTACCTGCGCGATTCCTTCAGCGCCGCCCGCTGCAGGCTTCCCGCCGCCTCGGAGGGGCAGCGGCGGGCGGTCGGCTACGGCTTCGAGAGGCTGGGGTGCCCCTACGTCTACGGGGGGGAGAGGGAATCGGAAGGAGGATTCGACTGCTCGGGCTTCATCTATAACACACTCTCCATGCGCATGGGCTATCCCATGATGAGGGTGGCCGACGACCAGGCGCGGGACGAGCGCTATCTCTATGTCTCCCGGGAGGCCCTGGAGCCCGGCGACGCCATCTTCTTCTACGAGAACGCGAACGACGCTCCCTCGGGATACATAGGGCACGCGGGGATGTACGTGGGAAATGGGATTTTCATCCATTCCACGGGCTCCAACGCCGGCGTCAGTTTCGACTGCCTCGACAACAACGACTACTGGAGGACCCATTTCGCCTGGGGGAGGAGGGTGGTCGGCGGGCCCTACAAGGATAACTTCGACACTTGGCTGGTCATATACAACCCCCATGCGCAGCAACAGCCGGTGGAGGTGAGATACCTGCGCCCCGACAAGGGGCCCGAGTCCAGGAATTACCTGCTGGCTCCCCACAGCCGCTTCACCATCGCCGTGGACAGCCTCTTCCCCTACGACGAGGTATCCATGGAGGTGCGCTCGCCCGCCCCGGGGGTGATCGCCGAGCGCGCCGTGTACTT is part of the Actinomycetota bacterium genome and encodes:
- a CDS encoding VOC family protein — its product is MITAFQHVGMGVRDTGSTYRFYRDLMGFRVKLSDQTSYLEEMAPIVGALVEMRALMAMNANGGGAIELIEHTSTRPMEPSQPVEWGDIGYLELGLKAFQLEALYLDLKNRGVEFLTPVRSMELSTGGQQRYAYLRDPEGLLVQLVEEPGGKKPAVGGVRHVAIGVRDMERSRRFYREVLGFERTIHEFKGRIPEMDEVTGGKEMEMVILQHVPEGESALPLLETAIIKLVQTPGYQGRYIYEGRRWGDVGLMEMAFDVSDLSQTVNGLLARGAELYHPPTRVDMGSGTRGSFAYIKDPDGNVVEMVEVEKVLHASPRLMKYAMVWLIKAGVKLRIF
- a CDS encoding TraR/DksA C4-type zinc finger protein, which produces MDIPEDLQAAAEFHGHLCPGLAIGYRATKAALGMMGITRSGDEELVCVVENDSCSVDAVQFLAGCTFGKGNLVFRDYGKQVFTFASRERPGRAVRVSLKAGALAPGGEEVDPARRREQAMERLLGAPLEELFRVDEIDFQLPQEAVIHPSIPCERCGEPTMETRLVEVEGRRLCLPCSKGEHPLYPPQ
- a CDS encoding aminotransferase class V-fold PLP-dependent enzyme, whose translation is MGGDIYLDNAATTYPKPETVYEAMDRFAREVGGNPGRSGHHRSLESGREVLRAREAICKLFSVSDPSRVVFTKNATEALNTAIQGLLREGGHAVITSLEHNSIWRPLEAMRRDGLATYTIVDCEEDGRLDLKRLEEAFSPSTRLLACTHASNVVGNLLPVADMAEIAAARGVAFLLDAAQTAGRVEINPESMGITHLAFTGHKELFGPQGTGGLYIAPGWEMEPLSYGGTGSRSESSVQPDFLPDRYESGTLNGHGLAGLRAGVEFVLELGLKEIRRHEEELTGILLEGFDEIPGVTFYGPRSWEERVGIVSFNLSGLTSSELASLLDDEYGICVRSGLHCSPLSHRTLGTLRGGVVRASFSYLNTPEDVDALLRALQEISSSIRR
- a CDS encoding C40 family peptidase — encoded protein: MASATVAALVFSFLLAQVGVVAAQPSFNDIGSQPAEIQQAIEYSFQKGYMQGYPDGSFRPADGTTRLDCARALVCVFRHAGESPDPSITFTDLPSSDPGFTWANLAVKYGLMDRLPDGSFQPYQAVSFERVALGVTAGKGLNDVAQNVNALTGGNPYYSGAMTVFMDLHLKYRYSKVWPGQPYPRGEMAFTLYRLDNLESWRTWYLRDSFSAARCRLPAASEGQRRAVGYGFERLGCPYVYGGERESEGGFDCSGFIYNTLSMRMGYPMMRVADDQARDERYLYVSREALEPGDAIFFYENANDAPSGYIGHAGMYVGNGIFIHSTGSNAGVSFDCLDNNDYWRTHFAWGRRVVGGPYKDNFDTWLVIYNPHAQQQPVEVRYLRPDKGPESRNYLLAPHSRFTIAVDSLFPYDEVSMEVRSPAPGVIAERAVYFNYQGWADGGHASTGMTQPTQQGYFAEGYTGSGFHTWLCFVNPSDAQATVEVSYLREGGPPVVCTYNLAPQRRFTVLVNAVPGLPAGNVGISYRSLNGVAVAAERVMYFNYQGRRDGHCTAALTQTSTRLYLAEGYTGGAFDTWICLANPNAEAAEVEVTYLVQGGTNVSRKLWVEGRSRLTVNAENDVPDRSFGVSIASLNGVGIIAERAMYFNYRGRQGGHCSAAVSRPATRQYLAEGYTGGDFDTWICLANPNAEAATARVVFSREDGSEVTLDAYLPALSRVSVCANDVPGLGKCSFATRVECTLPLFVERSVYFVYKNRAGGTNCSAQESPQERTFFAEGYTGG